A window of Metabacillus sp. B2-18 contains these coding sequences:
- a CDS encoding GNAT family N-acetyltransferase produces MNILKVTLNELDQVSQLFNQYRMFYGQASNLEGAKEFIKERIENNESVIFLAMENSSPAGFVQLYPIFTSVGMNRKWLLNDLFVAEEHRRHGVGKALMNKAKDLAVETKAAGILLETTKDNVKAQALYESLGYEKEDAVYFYNLSI; encoded by the coding sequence TTGAATATTCTAAAAGTGACCTTAAATGAATTAGACCAAGTATCACAGTTATTCAATCAATACAGAATGTTTTACGGACAAGCATCAAATCTCGAAGGTGCAAAAGAATTTATAAAAGAGAGAATCGAAAACAATGAATCTGTTATTTTCTTAGCGATGGAAAATAGCTCTCCTGCTGGATTTGTTCAGCTTTATCCAATTTTCACATCAGTAGGAATGAACCGCAAATGGCTATTAAACGATTTATTTGTTGCCGAAGAACATCGCCGTCATGGAGTAGGAAAAGCATTGATGAATAAAGCAAAGGATCTTGCAGTCGAAACAAAGGCCGCGGGCATTCTATTAGAAACAACAAAAGACAATGTAAAAGCACAGGCCCTTTATGAAAGCTTAGGCTATGAAAAAGAAGATGCTGTTTATTTTTACAATTTATCAATTTAA
- a CDS encoding inorganic phosphate transporter gives MEMTLLITCFIVVGALAFDFINGFHDTANAIATSVSTKALKPRHAVILAAVMNFIGALTFTGVAKTITSGIVDPFTLENGSVVILSALVSAIAWNLITWYYGIPSSSSHAIIGSIVGAAIAASGFGSINYSGFTKIVQSLLISPILAFIVGYVVFSLFKVLFKNHSLTKSNNRFRRIQILTAAFQAYTHGTNDAQKAMGIITLALIANNYHQTMDIPFWVQFSCALAMGLGTSIGGWRIIQTVGNKIMKIRPVNGVAADLSSASIIFAATYFHLPVSTTHVISSSILGVGASNRVKGVNWGTAQTMIFTWVVTLPAAAILAGIVYYFLQFFL, from the coding sequence ATGGAGATGACCTTACTAATTACATGCTTCATTGTCGTAGGCGCTTTAGCTTTTGATTTTATCAATGGATTTCATGACACGGCAAATGCGATTGCAACGAGTGTTTCAACAAAAGCGCTTAAACCAAGACATGCGGTCATTCTTGCAGCTGTTATGAATTTTATTGGGGCACTTACGTTTACGGGTGTGGCAAAGACGATTACAAGTGGGATTGTGGATCCATTCACATTAGAAAATGGATCTGTTGTGATCTTATCAGCCCTTGTCTCTGCAATCGCATGGAATTTGATTACATGGTATTACGGAATACCGAGCAGCTCTTCACACGCAATTATTGGATCAATTGTTGGGGCAGCAATTGCCGCGTCTGGCTTTGGAAGTATTAACTACTCAGGATTTACAAAAATTGTTCAATCACTGCTAATTTCACCAATTCTAGCATTTATCGTTGGATATGTTGTGTTTAGTCTCTTTAAAGTGCTGTTCAAAAATCACTCGCTAACAAAATCGAATAATCGATTTAGGAGAATTCAAATTTTAACCGCTGCTTTTCAAGCTTATACACATGGGACAAATGATGCCCAAAAAGCAATGGGGATTATCACATTAGCTCTTATTGCCAATAACTATCATCAAACAATGGATATTCCGTTTTGGGTACAATTTTCCTGTGCTTTAGCAATGGGATTGGGTACATCTATTGGTGGATGGAGAATTATTCAAACGGTTGGAAACAAAATTATGAAAATCCGACCAGTTAACGGGGTTGCTGCAGATCTGTCGTCTGCTTCAATTATTTTTGCAGCAACTTATTTTCACCTACCTGTTAGTACAACTCATGTGATTTCTTCTTCTATACTAGGTGTAGGTGCTTCAAATCGGGTAAAAGGAGTTAATTGGGGTACAGCCCAAACAATGATTTTTACTTGGGTGGTAACACTGCCCGCAGCTGCTATTTTGGCAGGAATTGTCTATTACTTTCTTCAGTTCTTCTTGTAA
- a CDS encoding DUF47 domain-containing protein, whose amino-acid sequence MFSKGKKDKFSELLLKMTDNLKSTTQYCIEQNISNHHELQIFLEAIKEYESTGDELIQTITRELNQTFITPIDREDILQLAIDIDDVLDGIEHTAALFEMYSVTNVTEHMRKFVNINHQCAVEISLAVTCLSQKKLQAISPYSIKLKEHETNSDNLLRTAVKNLFATVKDPIKIIQYKDIYESLEGIVDSCRKVANTLDSIVMKNA is encoded by the coding sequence GTGTTTTCAAAGGGTAAAAAAGATAAATTTTCAGAGCTTTTATTAAAAATGACAGACAATCTTAAATCAACAACACAGTATTGCATTGAGCAAAACATTTCAAATCATCATGAGTTACAGATTTTCTTAGAAGCAATAAAAGAGTATGAATCAACAGGTGATGAGCTCATTCAAACGATTACGAGAGAGCTTAACCAAACGTTTATCACGCCAATCGACAGAGAGGACATCCTTCAACTTGCGATCGATATCGATGACGTACTAGACGGTATTGAACATACTGCTGCACTTTTTGAAATGTATTCCGTCACAAATGTAACCGAGCACATGAGAAAATTCGTGAACATTAACCATCAATGTGCCGTAGAAATTTCATTAGCGGTTACATGCTTATCACAGAAAAAATTACAAGCCATCTCACCGTATTCAATAAAGCTTAAAGAACATGAAACAAATAGTGATAATTTACTTCGTACGGCTGTGAAAAATCTGTTTGCTACCGTAAAAGATCCGATTAAAATCATTCAGTATAAAGACATCTATGAATCTCTCGAGGGCATCGTTGACAGCTGTCGTAAAGTGGCAAATACACTTGATAGCATTGTGATGAAAAATGCGTAA
- a CDS encoding peptide chain release factor 3, with product MSLQQEINKRRTFAIISHPDAGKTTLTEKLLFFGQIIRSTGTVKGKKSGKFAASDWMEIEKKRGISVTSSVMSFPYHDFHVNILDTPGHEDFSEDTYRTLTAVDSVVMIIDSTKGVEPQTIKLFKVCRMRGIPIFTFINKLDREGRDPLELLSEIEEVLGIESYPMNWPVGSGKRFLGIHDRFNKQFVCFKGDEEEEIISLDDLANTDIEENPIYQDTLGELELLEEAGNEFTPERVEKGELTPVFFGSALANFGVQTFFDTFLQFAAQPQPRKTDQGLIEPEKDQFSGYIFKIQANMNPAHRDRIAFFRVCSGKFERGMSVNLSRTNKTIKLNQTQAFMAKDRDTVDEAYPGDIIGIYDPNIYQIGDTLIGGKDSYQYEELPQFPPELFKRVQAKNVMKAKQFRKGIEQLVQEGAIQLYRQEMNDSIILGAVGQLQFEVFEYRMKAEYNVDIEFTPLGERIPRWIKSEKFDKRFFDSRSMLVRDRYGAYAVLFENEFTLRYFLENQKDIELVDLLEENDYQGVTSQK from the coding sequence ATGAGCTTACAACAGGAAATAAATAAACGACGTACGTTTGCCATCATCTCTCACCCGGATGCCGGAAAAACGACGTTAACAGAAAAACTACTTTTCTTTGGTCAAATTATTCGTTCAACAGGGACGGTTAAAGGAAAAAAATCAGGTAAGTTTGCTGCATCAGACTGGATGGAGATCGAGAAAAAACGTGGAATCTCGGTTACATCAAGTGTTATGAGTTTCCCGTATCATGATTTTCACGTGAATATCCTGGATACGCCTGGACACGAAGACTTTAGTGAAGACACATATCGTACATTAACTGCCGTTGACAGTGTTGTGATGATCATCGATTCAACAAAAGGTGTTGAGCCACAAACGATTAAACTTTTTAAAGTATGTCGGATGAGAGGTATTCCGATCTTTACGTTTATTAATAAGCTTGACCGTGAAGGGCGAGATCCGTTAGAGCTTCTTTCAGAAATTGAGGAAGTGCTAGGAATTGAGTCATATCCAATGAACTGGCCAGTCGGAAGCGGTAAACGCTTCTTAGGTATACATGATCGCTTTAATAAGCAATTTGTTTGCTTTAAAGGTGATGAAGAGGAAGAAATTATCTCTCTAGACGACCTTGCTAACACGGATATTGAAGAGAATCCTATCTATCAAGATACATTGGGTGAACTGGAATTGCTTGAAGAAGCAGGAAATGAATTTACACCTGAGCGAGTAGAAAAAGGAGAGCTTACGCCAGTATTTTTTGGTAGTGCTCTTGCAAACTTTGGGGTTCAAACATTTTTTGATACATTCCTTCAATTTGCTGCACAACCACAGCCTCGTAAAACAGATCAAGGCTTAATTGAGCCGGAAAAAGATCAGTTCTCAGGGTATATTTTCAAAATCCAAGCGAATATGAATCCAGCTCACCGTGATCGTATTGCGTTTTTCCGTGTGTGCTCAGGCAAATTTGAGCGTGGCATGAGTGTAAACTTAAGCAGAACGAACAAAACAATTAAGTTAAATCAAACACAAGCTTTTATGGCGAAGGACCGCGATACAGTTGATGAAGCATATCCTGGTGATATTATCGGAATTTATGATCCAAATATCTATCAAATTGGTGATACCTTAATTGGGGGAAAAGATTCATATCAATATGAAGAACTTCCACAGTTCCCACCAGAATTGTTCAAACGAGTGCAAGCGAAAAACGTGATGAAGGCAAAGCAGTTCCGTAAAGGAATTGAGCAGCTTGTTCAAGAAGGGGCGATTCAGCTATATCGTCAGGAAATGAATGATTCAATTATTCTCGGTGCGGTTGGTCAGCTGCAATTTGAGGTATTTGAATACCGTATGAAAGCAGAGTATAACGTTGATATCGAGTTCACTCCACTAGGTGAACGAATTCCAAGATGGATTAAAAGTGAAAAGTTTGATAAACGTTTCTTTGATTCGAGAAGTATGCTTGTTCGTGACCGTTATGGTGCGTATGCTGTCCTGTTTGAAAATGAATTCACTTTACGTTATTTCTTAGAAAATCAAAAAGACATTGAACTAGTCGATTTATTAGAAGAAAACGACTATCAAGGTGTAACATCACAAAAGTAA
- a CDS encoding DUF2198 family protein, protein MVIKIILAIFMPFLLVLLFTRVSYNHYVGTALTAALLTASYIKGYTHGPSIYFIDIVSLGIGFFYAKKMKESLLKKK, encoded by the coding sequence ATGGTAATCAAAATCATTTTAGCCATCTTTATGCCATTCCTTCTTGTCCTTCTGTTTACACGTGTCAGCTATAACCACTATGTAGGAACAGCCCTAACGGCGGCATTACTAACAGCCTCTTACATAAAAGGCTACACACACGGCCCGAGTATTTACTTTATTGACATCGTGTCTCTAGGAATAGGCTTCTTCTATGCGAAAAAAATGAAGGAAAGCCTCCTAAAGAAGAAATAG
- a CDS encoding EAL domain-containing protein, with protein sequence MTINEGNIYHHFQPIFSLKDKKRIGYEGLLRSTDFSNPELFFQQAIINNQLYQLDTQSVYKALKMFRPNESKEKLFLNIFPSTIFHHDFLDFINKLATEKLLSNRNITFELSEVETVRDLAQLKERIAILRNYGISIAFDDVGKGKAYIQDIIELDPEYIKLDRYFSKDLHRSEKKQAFIYLILEYCRRYNNTVILEGIETVEDLQIAQSLSVPLGQGFLLGRPQLLSNYADVSNG encoded by the coding sequence GTGACGATCAACGAAGGAAACATCTATCATCATTTTCAACCTATTTTTTCATTAAAGGATAAGAAAAGGATTGGTTATGAGGGACTTCTAAGATCTACTGATTTTTCTAATCCGGAATTATTTTTTCAACAAGCAATCATAAACAATCAATTATATCAACTAGATACTCAGTCCGTTTACAAAGCTCTTAAAATGTTTCGCCCGAATGAATCAAAAGAAAAGCTATTTCTAAACATTTTTCCATCAACTATTTTCCATCATGATTTTCTGGATTTCATAAACAAGCTAGCTACAGAAAAGTTGCTATCCAATCGAAATATCACATTTGAATTATCAGAGGTTGAGACTGTTAGAGATCTTGCACAATTAAAAGAGAGAATTGCTATTTTAAGAAATTATGGTATTAGTATTGCATTTGATGATGTAGGAAAGGGTAAAGCGTATATACAAGATATTATTGAGCTTGACCCCGAATATATAAAACTCGATCGCTATTTTTCCAAAGATTTGCACCGGTCAGAAAAAAAACAAGCATTTATCTATTTAATATTAGAGTATTGCAGACGATATAATAATACTGTCATTCTCGAAGGCATAGAAACAGTGGAAGACTTACAGATAGCTCAAAGCCTATCCGTTCCATTAGGCCAAGGTTTTTTACTAGGGAGACCGCAGTTATTAAGCAATTATGCTGATGTTAGTAATGGCTAA
- the uvrA gene encoding excinuclease ABC subunit UvrA yields the protein MAMEHIVVKGARAHNLKNIDVTIPRDKLVVLTGLSGSGKSSLAFDTIYAEGQRRYVESLSAYARQFLGQMDKPDVDAIEGLSPAISIDQKTTSRNPRSTVGTVTEIYDYLRLLFARVGRPTCPIHDIEISSQTIEQMVDRILEYPERTKLQVLAPVVSGRKGTHVKVFEDIKKQGYVRVRIDGEMQELSEEISLEKNKKHSIEVVIDRIVVKEGVASRLADSLETALGLGEGRVIIDVMGEEELLFSEHHACPQCGFSIGELEPRMFSFNSPFGACPECDGLGSKLKVDLDLVIPNKDLTLKQHAIAPWEPTSSQYYPQMLEAVCNHYGIDMDIPVKDIPKHLLDKILYGSDGEEIYFRYENDFGQIRENYIQFEGVIRNVERRYKETSSDFIREQMEKYMGQQNCPTCKGHRLKKESLAVLIQGNHVGELTKLSVQDSLKFFQNLSLTEKEMTIANLILKEISERLGFLNNVGLDYLTLNRAAGTLSGGEAQRIRLATQIGSRLTGVLYILDEPSIGLHQRDNDRLIQTLQNMRDIGNTLIVVEHDEDTMIAADYLIDIGPGAGIHGGQVISAGTPEEVMSDENSLTGQYLSGKKFIPLPYERKKPDGRYIEIKGAKENNLSNVNVKFPLGMFIAVTGVSGSGKSTLVNEVLHKSLAQKLHNAKAKPGEHKEIKGIEQLEKVIDIDQSPIGRTPRSNPATYTGVFDDIRDVFATTNEAKVRGYKKGRFSFNVKGGRCEACRGDGIIKIEMHFLPDVYVPCEVCHGKRYNRETLEVTYKGKNISDILEMTVEDAVTFFENIPKIKRKLQTIFDVGLGYITLGQPATTLSGGEAQRVKLASELHRRSTGKSLYILDEPTTGLHVDDIARLLKVLQRLVDNGDTVLVIEHNLDVIKGTDYIVDLGPEGGDKGGQIVGFGTPEDIMNNEQSYTGKYLKPIIERDRERMRNLIKEKEEVAQS from the coding sequence ATGGCAATGGAACATATTGTTGTGAAGGGAGCACGTGCCCACAACTTAAAAAACATAGATGTAACCATTCCGCGTGACAAGCTTGTGGTGCTTACCGGGCTATCTGGGTCCGGTAAGTCCTCACTCGCATTTGATACGATTTATGCTGAAGGACAACGTCGCTATGTAGAGTCTTTATCAGCATATGCTCGTCAGTTTTTAGGGCAAATGGATAAGCCTGATGTTGATGCGATTGAAGGATTATCACCAGCTATTTCAATTGACCAAAAAACAACTAGCCGAAACCCACGATCAACGGTTGGGACTGTAACGGAAATTTATGACTATTTGCGTCTTCTCTTCGCAAGAGTCGGGCGTCCCACATGTCCGATTCATGACATTGAAATATCGTCCCAAACCATTGAACAAATGGTTGATCGTATTCTAGAGTATCCAGAGCGAACAAAGCTACAGGTTCTTGCTCCAGTTGTGTCAGGTCGCAAGGGAACGCATGTTAAAGTGTTCGAGGACATTAAAAAACAAGGCTATGTCCGTGTAAGAATAGACGGAGAAATGCAGGAATTATCGGAAGAAATTTCTTTAGAAAAGAATAAAAAGCATTCGATTGAGGTTGTAATAGACCGTATTGTTGTAAAAGAAGGTGTTGCTTCACGACTTGCTGATTCATTAGAAACAGCTTTAGGTCTTGGAGAAGGAAGAGTCATTATCGACGTAATGGGTGAAGAAGAGCTGCTTTTCAGTGAGCATCATGCCTGCCCCCAATGTGGTTTCTCAATTGGTGAGCTTGAGCCAAGAATGTTCTCGTTTAACAGCCCGTTTGGAGCATGTCCGGAATGTGATGGTCTCGGTTCAAAGCTTAAAGTGGATTTAGATCTTGTTATTCCTAATAAAGATTTAACCTTGAAACAGCATGCGATTGCCCCATGGGAACCAACTAGTTCTCAATATTATCCGCAAATGCTTGAAGCAGTCTGCAATCATTATGGAATTGATATGGATATTCCAGTAAAGGACATTCCAAAGCACCTACTAGATAAAATCCTTTACGGCAGCGATGGCGAGGAAATATATTTCCGTTATGAAAATGATTTCGGACAAATTCGAGAAAATTATATTCAGTTCGAAGGCGTTATTCGCAATGTAGAAAGACGTTACAAAGAAACTAGCTCTGATTTTATCCGTGAGCAAATGGAGAAATACATGGGACAGCAAAACTGTCCAACATGTAAGGGGCATCGTTTGAAAAAGGAATCTCTTGCTGTGTTAATTCAGGGTAACCATGTTGGAGAGCTAACAAAGCTGTCTGTTCAGGATTCACTTAAATTCTTTCAAAATTTATCTCTAACAGAAAAAGAAATGACGATTGCGAATTTGATTTTAAAAGAGATTAGCGAACGGTTAGGTTTCTTAAATAATGTTGGCTTAGATTATTTAACATTAAATCGTGCAGCTGGAACCCTATCTGGAGGAGAAGCACAGCGAATTCGTCTTGCCACTCAAATTGGCTCACGTTTAACAGGTGTTTTATACATACTTGATGAGCCATCAATTGGACTTCATCAACGTGATAACGACCGTCTCATTCAGACCCTGCAAAATATGCGTGATATCGGAAATACACTAATTGTTGTTGAACATGATGAAGATACAATGATTGCTGCCGATTATTTAATTGATATTGGTCCTGGAGCAGGCATTCATGGTGGACAGGTTATTTCGGCAGGCACACCTGAAGAAGTCATGAGTGATGAAAACTCATTAACAGGACAATATTTATCAGGGAAAAAGTTTATTCCTTTACCATACGAGCGTAAAAAACCTGATGGCCGATATATTGAAATTAAAGGTGCAAAAGAAAATAACCTGAGTAATGTGAATGTGAAATTTCCGCTAGGGATGTTTATCGCTGTTACTGGTGTTTCAGGATCAGGTAAGAGTACATTAGTCAATGAAGTACTGCATAAATCTCTAGCGCAAAAGCTCCATAATGCTAAGGCGAAGCCAGGTGAGCACAAAGAAATTAAAGGGATTGAACAACTTGAAAAGGTCATTGATATTGATCAATCACCGATCGGTCGGACACCGCGATCCAATCCTGCAACATATACAGGTGTATTTGATGACATACGTGATGTGTTTGCAACAACAAATGAGGCAAAGGTTAGAGGCTATAAAAAAGGCCGCTTCAGCTTCAATGTTAAAGGTGGACGTTGTGAAGCCTGCCGTGGAGATGGAATTATTAAAATTGAAATGCACTTCCTACCTGATGTGTATGTCCCATGTGAAGTTTGTCATGGGAAACGATACAACCGTGAAACATTGGAAGTTACCTACAAAGGGAAAAACATTTCTGATATCTTAGAAATGACAGTCGAAGATGCAGTAACGTTTTTCGAAAATATTCCTAAGATTAAACGAAAGCTGCAAACGATTTTTGATGTAGGGCTTGGTTACATTACTCTTGGTCAACCCGCAACGACACTTTCCGGTGGGGAAGCACAGAGGGTGAAACTTGCATCAGAACTGCACCGACGTTCAACAGGTAAATCACTCTACATCCTTGATGAACCAACAACAGGCTTACATGTTGATGATATCGCAAGACTCTTAAAAGTTCTTCAACGCCTAGTGGATAATGGTGATACCGTTCTTGTCATCGAGCATAACCTTGATGTTATTAAAGGTACCGATTATATTGTTGATCTTGGTCCTGAAGGTGGAGACAAAGGTGGTCAGATCGTAGGGTTTGGTACACCAGAGGATATTATGAATAACGAACAATCTTATACAGGTAAATATTTAAAGCCAATTATAGAGCGCGATCGTGAGCGAATGAGAAATCTGATTAAAGAAAAAGAAGAAGTAGCGCAAAGTTAA
- the uvrB gene encoding excinuclease ABC subunit UvrB → MSEQFELVSKYKPQGDQPKAIQALVEGINQGKKHQTLLGATGTGKTFTVSNLIKEVNKPTLVIAHNKTLAGQLYSEFKDFFPNNAVEYFVSYYDYYQPEAYVPQTDTFIEKDASINDEIDKLRHSATSSLFERNDVIIIASVSCIYGLGSPEEYKELVVSLRTGMEIERNQLLRRLVDVQYERNDIDFRRGTFRVRGDVVEIFPASRDEQCIRVEFFGDEIDRIREVDALTGEIMGEREHVAIFPASHFVTREEKMEKAIKNIEAELEERLEEMRENGKLLEAQRLEQRTRYDLEMMREMGFCSGIENYSRHLTLRPSGSTPYTLLDFFPEDSLIVIDESHVTLPQIRGMFNGDQARKQVLVDHGFRLPSAMDNRPLRFEEFEKHIENIVYVSATPGPYEMDHSPEMIEQIIRPTGLLDPTIDIRPIEGQIDDLIGEIHSRVEKNQRVLITTLTKKMSEDLTNYLKEIGIKVNYLHSEIKTLERIEIIRELRLGKYDVLVGINLLREGLDIPEVSLVAILDADKEGFLRSERSLIQTIGRAARNAEGHVIMYADKITNSMEIALNETKRRREIQIEFNEKHGITPQTIQKEIRDVIRATTAAETPEDYEATAANKLTKLTKKERDKVIAEMENEMKEAAKSLNFERAAELRDLILELKAEG, encoded by the coding sequence GTGAGCGAGCAATTTGAATTAGTCTCAAAATACAAGCCGCAAGGTGATCAACCTAAGGCAATTCAAGCATTAGTTGAGGGAATTAACCAAGGAAAAAAGCATCAAACATTACTAGGTGCAACAGGTACAGGAAAAACCTTTACCGTTTCGAATCTAATAAAAGAAGTAAACAAACCAACATTAGTTATTGCCCATAACAAAACATTAGCTGGGCAGCTATACAGTGAGTTTAAAGACTTCTTCCCAAATAATGCAGTTGAGTATTTTGTTAGTTACTATGATTATTATCAGCCAGAGGCATATGTTCCACAAACGGATACGTTTATTGAAAAAGATGCCAGCATTAATGATGAAATAGATAAGCTTCGTCATTCGGCAACATCATCTCTTTTTGAACGAAATGATGTAATCATCATTGCTAGTGTTTCTTGTATTTACGGCCTCGGTTCGCCAGAAGAATATAAAGAGCTAGTTGTTTCATTAAGAACAGGAATGGAAATTGAACGAAATCAGCTGTTAAGAAGATTGGTAGATGTTCAATATGAGCGAAATGATATTGATTTCCGAAGAGGAACGTTCCGAGTTCGCGGTGATGTGGTGGAAATCTTTCCGGCATCTCGAGATGAACAATGCATTCGCGTAGAATTTTTCGGTGATGAAATTGACCGTATTCGTGAAGTTGATGCTTTAACAGGAGAAATTATGGGAGAGCGCGAGCATGTGGCCATTTTCCCGGCCTCTCACTTTGTAACAAGAGAAGAAAAAATGGAGAAAGCCATAAAAAATATCGAAGCAGAGCTAGAGGAACGTTTAGAGGAAATGCGTGAAAATGGTAAGCTGCTAGAGGCTCAGCGTCTTGAGCAAAGAACGAGATATGACCTAGAAATGATGAGGGAAATGGGCTTTTGCTCCGGTATCGAAAACTACTCTCGTCACCTAACACTTCGCCCATCAGGATCCACTCCTTATACGTTACTAGATTTCTTTCCTGAAGATTCACTAATTGTTATCGATGAGTCACATGTTACATTGCCGCAAATTCGGGGTATGTTTAATGGTGACCAGGCTCGTAAACAGGTGCTAGTGGACCACGGATTCCGATTACCATCTGCAATGGATAACCGTCCTCTTAGATTTGAGGAATTCGAAAAGCATATTGAAAATATTGTGTATGTATCTGCTACTCCTGGTCCTTATGAAATGGACCATTCACCTGAGATGATTGAGCAGATTATCCGCCCGACTGGACTATTAGATCCTACGATTGATATTCGTCCAATTGAAGGACAAATCGATGATTTAATTGGCGAAATTCACTCAAGAGTTGAAAAAAATCAACGTGTCCTCATTACAACACTAACGAAAAAAATGTCTGAGGATCTAACAAACTACCTTAAAGAAATAGGGATTAAAGTAAACTACTTACATTCTGAAATAAAAACATTAGAGCGGATTGAAATTATCCGGGAACTTCGTCTTGGGAAATATGATGTTCTTGTTGGAATCAACCTGCTAAGAGAGGGCTTGGATATTCCAGAGGTTTCACTTGTTGCTATTCTTGACGCAGACAAGGAAGGCTTCTTAAGATCAGAACGTTCTCTTATTCAAACAATCGGTCGTGCGGCCCGTAACGCAGAGGGACATGTTATTATGTACGCCGATAAAATTACAAATTCAATGGAAATTGCACTTAATGAGACAAAGCGTCGTCGTGAAATTCAGATAGAATTTAATGAAAAGCATGGAATCACTCCTCAAACCATTCAAAAAGAAATTCGTGATGTTATTCGTGCAACAACTGCTGCAGAAACTCCTGAAGATTACGAGGCAACAGCTGCGAATAAGTTAACGAAATTAACGAAGAAAGAGCGAGATAAAGTGATTGCTGAAATGGAAAATGAAATGAAGGAAGCAGCCAAATCATTGAACTTTGAACGTGCTGCTGAGCTGCGTGATTTGATTTTAGAGTTAAAAGCGGAAGGATGA